From the genome of Solidesulfovibrio carbinolicus, one region includes:
- a CDS encoding sensor histidine kinase, which yields MSGARLLVAGGPDRDAAALAAALGRPGRVCRAVLPAFLPDVLSAAAADVLIIPLFGQDGPEPLPELLTLLHGVAAAAVFVADAGFAAPSEGLRLLPGLAAAGIDTVLTLLAERDEASCRSQENLAWKRTFLSGFSGLVVVCDSRRRVVRGNAPLTHRAGADPAGMTCHAALHGRGEPCPWCPADEVLAGRVAAMEIQSPLDGRYFAMTCAPLVLSCQETLMLTLLTDVTERNMAVARLKSLNRDLERRVSERTDVLARQTEELAEANNRLVELDALKSGFLATVTHDLRTPLTSVLGFAKLVRRDFLKEFMPFSDVSEKLRRKGTRIADNLRIIENEGERLTRLVNDFLDLSRIESGRLPWNDRDVDPGEVLRLAAEAVGGEFEQNERLALVVDVVGPLPPLRLDPDRLVQVLVNLLTNAARHTREGVVTLGARQLPSGRLELRVDDTGPGIDEKDRERIFDKFYQARRGDTRPEKVRGSGLGLAICKHIVERYDGSIRAEGRTPHGTSFVVELPPAAASPAAPTSPATRPNAEPLPS from the coding sequence ATGAGCGGCGCGAGGCTGCTCGTGGCCGGCGGGCCGGACCGGGACGCCGCCGCCCTGGCCGCCGCCCTCGGCCGGCCCGGCCGGGTCTGTCGCGCGGTCTTGCCCGCGTTCTTGCCCGACGTCCTTTCCGCCGCTGCGGCGGATGTGCTCATCATCCCGCTTTTTGGCCAGGACGGCCCCGAACCGTTGCCGGAACTGCTGACGCTGCTTCACGGCGTGGCGGCTGCGGCCGTGTTTGTGGCCGACGCCGGGTTCGCGGCTCCGTCCGAGGGCCTACGCCTGCTGCCGGGACTGGCCGCCGCCGGCATCGATACGGTCCTCACCCTGCTGGCCGAACGTGACGAGGCTTCTTGTCGCTCCCAGGAAAATCTGGCCTGGAAACGCACGTTTCTAAGCGGTTTTTCCGGTCTGGTCGTGGTCTGCGACAGCCGGCGGCGGGTGGTGCGCGGCAACGCCCCCCTGACGCACCGGGCCGGGGCCGATCCGGCCGGCATGACCTGCCATGCCGCCCTGCACGGCCGGGGCGAACCCTGCCCCTGGTGCCCGGCCGACGAGGTCCTGGCCGGCCGAGTGGCGGCCATGGAGATCCAAAGCCCCTTGGACGGCCGATATTTCGCCATGACCTGCGCGCCCCTGGTCCTGTCCTGCCAGGAGACGCTCATGCTGACGCTTTTAACCGACGTCACCGAACGCAACATGGCCGTCGCCCGCCTCAAATCCCTCAACCGCGACCTGGAACGGCGGGTGAGCGAACGCACCGACGTGCTGGCCCGTCAGACCGAGGAACTGGCCGAAGCGAACAACCGCCTCGTCGAACTCGATGCCCTCAAATCCGGTTTCCTGGCCACGGTCACCCACGATCTGCGCACACCCCTGACCTCGGTGTTGGGCTTCGCCAAGCTCGTACGCCGGGATTTTCTCAAGGAATTCATGCCGTTTTCCGATGTGAGCGAGAAGCTTCGCCGCAAAGGGACGCGGATTGCCGATAACCTGCGCATCATCGAAAACGAAGGCGAACGGCTCACCCGGCTGGTCAACGATTTTCTCGATCTTTCGCGCATCGAATCCGGCCGGCTGCCCTGGAACGACCGCGACGTGGACCCGGGCGAGGTGCTGCGGCTGGCCGCCGAGGCCGTGGGCGGCGAGTTCGAGCAAAACGAACGTCTGGCCCTGGTGGTGGACGTGGTCGGCCCCTTGCCGCCCCTGCGCCTGGACCCGGACCGGCTGGTGCAGGTGCTGGTCAACCTGCTCACCAACGCCGCGCGCCACACCCGGGAAGGGGTGGTGACGCTGGGCGCGCGCCAGCTGCCCTCGGGGCGGCTGGAACTGCGGGTGGACGACACCGGCCCGGGCATCGACGAAAAGGACCGGGAACGCATTTTCGACAAATTCTATCAAGCCCGCCGGGGCGACACCCGGCCGGAAAAGGTCCGGGGCTCGGGCCTGGGGCTGGCCATCTGCAAACACATCGTGGAACGCTACGACGGCTCCATCCGGGCCGAAGGGCGCACTCCCCACGGCACAAGCTTCGTGGTGGAGCTGCCGCCGGCCGCCGCGTCGCCCGCAGCCCCGACCTCGCCTGCAACCCGCCCCAACGCCGAGCCGTTGCCGTCATAG